One genomic window of Quadrisphaera setariae includes the following:
- a CDS encoding CvpA family protein: protein MTAAPPAQVLLDVAVAVLVVAVVLLGARAGWRTGASRSVLSLAGLVAGAVVGLALSTWLVGEHLSALVHLLLVAVCVLGGALVGSALGGAVGDLLGRGLARLHLGLLDRTAGAGVRAVVALVVCSVLAGLVLAFAPPSSAVARSGVVSGLAGVVPQARSLSGVVPPARSVVDDVRTALPSGAGDDLLALVPAPASAAADAPGESVLRSVAGRAASSVVEVQAPSCTPGRTSQGTGFYAEASSGQRFVVTNAHVVGSATRVTVEGQHGSEAARVVVDDPAADIAVLAVDGKTGPALTLASGNAANGTPAVVLGHPEGGPLTATGAVVLQRLPVVEGTDDGAGAAGLVPGMREAFRLAADVRHGNSGSPLLDTSGTVIGVVNAVGLTGDGTGYALTLPSVRADLEAAASDGASATTTTTTTTTTSGATGGC from the coding sequence GTGACCGCCGCGCCGCCGGCGCAGGTGCTGCTCGACGTCGCCGTCGCCGTCCTCGTGGTGGCGGTGGTGCTCCTCGGAGCCCGGGCGGGGTGGCGCACCGGCGCCAGTCGCTCCGTGCTCTCCCTCGCCGGGCTCGTGGCCGGCGCCGTGGTGGGCCTCGCCCTCTCGACGTGGCTGGTCGGAGAGCACCTGTCCGCGCTGGTGCACCTGCTGCTCGTCGCCGTGTGCGTGCTCGGCGGCGCGCTGGTCGGGTCTGCGCTCGGCGGTGCCGTCGGTGACCTGCTCGGGCGTGGTCTCGCGCGGCTCCACCTGGGGCTGCTCGACCGGACCGCCGGTGCTGGCGTGCGCGCCGTGGTCGCGCTGGTGGTGTGCTCGGTGCTGGCGGGGCTCGTGCTGGCGTTCGCGCCGCCCTCCAGCGCCGTGGCGCGCAGCGGCGTGGTGTCCGGCCTGGCTGGCGTCGTGCCGCAGGCGCGCTCGCTGTCGGGGGTCGTCCCGCCGGCGCGCAGCGTCGTCGACGACGTGCGCACCGCGCTGCCCAGCGGCGCCGGGGACGACCTGCTCGCCCTCGTGCCCGCGCCCGCCAGCGCCGCGGCGGACGCCCCGGGGGAGTCGGTGCTGCGCTCCGTGGCGGGCCGCGCCGCGTCCAGCGTCGTGGAGGTGCAGGCACCCTCCTGCACCCCGGGACGCACCTCCCAGGGCACCGGCTTCTACGCAGAGGCCAGCTCCGGGCAGCGCTTCGTGGTGACCAACGCGCACGTGGTCGGCTCCGCCACGCGCGTCACCGTGGAGGGGCAGCACGGGAGCGAGGCGGCTCGCGTCGTCGTCGACGACCCCGCCGCCGACATCGCGGTGCTGGCCGTGGACGGGAAGACCGGACCCGCGCTGACCCTCGCGAGCGGGAACGCCGCCAACGGCACGCCCGCGGTGGTGCTCGGGCACCCCGAGGGCGGCCCGCTGACCGCGACCGGCGCGGTGGTGCTGCAGCGGCTGCCCGTCGTCGAGGGCACCGACGACGGCGCGGGAGCAGCCGGGCTCGTGCCGGGGATGCGTGAGGCGTTCCGGTTGGCGGCCGACGTGCGCCACGGCAACAGCGGCAGCCCGCTGCTCGACACCTCCGGGACGGTCATCGGCGTGGTCAACGCGGTGGGGCTGACCGGTGACGGCACCGGGTACGCGCTGACGCTCCCGTCGGTCCGCGCCGACCTCGAGGCCGCCGCCAGCGACGGTGCCTCTGCGACGACCACGACGACCACGACGACCACGACGAGCGGAGCGACCGGTGGCTGCTGA
- a CDS encoding alpha/beta hydrolase, producing the protein MALLRCDFFSDALRLSTSMQVVLPQPVYSQIGMGGSGGDEPPPVLYLLHGLSDDCTTWTRRTSIERYASELGLAVVMPQVARSFYLDGAHTGAYWEFLSAELPAVVQRFFRVSHAREDTFVAGLSMGGYGALLSGLRQPERFAAAASLSGALDAAELQREDVHGVFSHVTDAPLGGTSADLFALLDSVEPATAPQLYVRCGTEDGLVGSNRRFAAAARERGLDVTDGFDPGAHTWDYWDRTVQDVLAWLPLRTR; encoded by the coding sequence ATGGCCCTGCTGCGCTGCGACTTCTTCTCCGACGCCCTGCGGCTGTCGACGTCGATGCAGGTGGTGCTCCCGCAGCCCGTCTACTCCCAGATCGGGATGGGAGGCAGCGGCGGTGACGAGCCTCCGCCGGTGCTGTACCTCCTGCACGGCCTCTCCGACGACTGCACCACCTGGACCCGCCGCACCTCGATCGAGCGGTACGCCTCCGAGCTGGGCCTGGCGGTGGTGATGCCGCAGGTGGCGCGCAGCTTCTACCTCGACGGCGCGCACACCGGGGCGTACTGGGAGTTCCTCTCGGCCGAGCTGCCCGCCGTCGTCCAGAGGTTCTTCCGGGTCTCGCACGCCCGTGAGGACACCTTCGTGGCGGGCCTGTCGATGGGCGGGTACGGGGCGCTGCTGTCGGGGCTGCGCCAGCCCGAGCGGTTCGCCGCGGCGGCGAGCCTGTCGGGGGCCCTCGACGCGGCCGAGCTGCAGCGCGAGGACGTGCACGGCGTGTTCTCGCACGTGACGGACGCGCCGCTCGGCGGCACGTCCGCTGACCTCTTCGCCCTGCTCGACAGCGTGGAACCCGCCACCGCGCCCCAGCTCTACGTGCGGTGCGGCACCGAGGACGGCCTCGTCGGCTCCAACCGCCGCTTCGCCGCCGCCGCCCGCGAGCGGGGCCTGGACGTCACGGACGGCTTCGACCCCGGCGCCCACACGTGGGACTACTGGGACCGCACCGTCCAGGACGTCCTCGCCTGGCTGCCGCTGCGCACCCGCTGA
- a CDS encoding phosphotransferase family protein: MAEDPVDGVERATFGAVPVAEVDDWLRRHVRARLGTDLDEVVLRSGRVSAVFALRLAGGDRVVVKVHRGRLDEGRTASLAAAVEAQRLLAGAGYPCPEPLDGPAATDGLTAVVDTWLDDGVAGNAHRPPVRRALARSLAEQVQLLRALPAHHRDALRHPPAWAVHQHGPWPTPHDPVFDFTTTPREHAWIDQVAARASAVINRRDVPPAERVVGHSDWYCGNVRFSPTAQDDDGEHGGVRVTSAWDWDSVVVESEAVIAGMAAASFTDSSTSGAQSPTPEEAGAFLADLDAARQRPFTGEEQVTAAAVVAWTLAYNARCLVDVAAMGLTVPAGSTLDALAEHGDAYLALRW; the protein is encoded by the coding sequence GTGGCCGAAGACCCCGTCGACGGCGTCGAGCGCGCGACCTTCGGCGCGGTGCCCGTCGCCGAGGTCGACGACTGGCTGCGCCGGCACGTCCGCGCCCGTCTCGGCACGGACCTCGACGAAGTGGTCCTGCGCTCCGGCCGCGTCAGCGCCGTGTTCGCGCTGCGGCTGGCGGGCGGGGACCGCGTCGTCGTCAAGGTCCACCGGGGTCGGCTGGACGAGGGGCGGACCGCGTCGCTGGCGGCGGCCGTCGAGGCCCAGCGGCTCCTCGCGGGCGCCGGCTACCCGTGCCCGGAGCCGCTGGACGGGCCGGCGGCCACCGACGGCCTGACCGCTGTGGTGGACACCTGGCTCGACGACGGCGTCGCCGGGAACGCCCACCGCCCGCCCGTGCGCCGCGCGCTCGCCCGCAGCCTCGCCGAGCAGGTCCAGCTGCTGCGCGCCCTGCCCGCGCACCACCGCGACGCGCTGCGGCACCCGCCGGCCTGGGCCGTCCACCAGCACGGGCCGTGGCCGACCCCGCACGACCCGGTCTTCGACTTCACCACCACGCCGCGCGAGCACGCCTGGATCGACCAGGTCGCCGCACGCGCCTCGGCCGTCATCAACCGGCGCGACGTCCCACCCGCTGAGCGCGTGGTCGGCCACAGCGACTGGTACTGCGGCAACGTCCGCTTCTCCCCCACCGCTCAGGACGACGACGGCGAGCACGGCGGGGTCCGTGTGACCAGCGCGTGGGACTGGGACAGCGTGGTGGTCGAGTCCGAGGCGGTCATCGCGGGCATGGCCGCCGCGTCCTTCACCGACAGCAGCACGAGCGGGGCGCAGTCACCGACGCCCGAGGAGGCCGGGGCCTTCCTCGCCGACCTCGACGCCGCCCGCCAACGCCCGTTCACCGGCGAGGAGCAGGTCACCGCCGCCGCGGTGGTCGCGTGGACGCTCGCCTACAACGCCCGGTGCCTGGTGGACGTCGCCGCGATGGGCCTCACCGTACCGGCGGGATCGACGCTCGACGCCCTGGCCGAGCACGGTGACGCCTACCTCGCCCTGCGCTGGTGA
- a CDS encoding DsbA family protein has protein sequence MSETTSTTTTAAPASPAPLALTYVFDAYCGWCYGFGPSVRELAQSDDVSVEVISGGLFSGARVSALADHPYIPEANARISALTGAHFGPGYQRAVADGTLRMDSDDASRGLVALKAVAPQRRQVELAGALQRAFYEDGLSLSSPQTYRVIAEREGLDADALVAAFEDPATATAAAAERQRARALGVDSYPTLLARTDRGLVKIGSPVAGAEHLRQAVEALRG, from the coding sequence ATGAGCGAGACCACCAGCACGACGACGACCGCTGCCCCGGCCTCTCCGGCGCCGCTGGCGCTGACGTACGTCTTCGACGCCTACTGCGGCTGGTGCTACGGCTTCGGCCCCTCCGTCCGCGAGCTGGCGCAGTCCGACGACGTCAGCGTCGAGGTGATCAGCGGCGGCCTGTTCAGCGGCGCCCGCGTCAGCGCCCTGGCCGACCACCCGTACATCCCCGAGGCCAACGCCCGCATCTCGGCCCTCACCGGCGCGCACTTCGGCCCGGGCTACCAGCGCGCGGTGGCCGACGGCACGCTGCGCATGGACTCCGACGACGCGAGCCGCGGCCTCGTCGCGCTCAAGGCAGTCGCACCGCAGCGCCGCCAGGTGGAGCTCGCCGGGGCGCTGCAGCGCGCGTTCTACGAGGACGGCCTCAGCCTGTCGTCGCCGCAGACCTACCGCGTCATCGCCGAGCGCGAGGGTCTGGACGCCGACGCGCTCGTCGCGGCCTTCGAGGACCCGGCCACCGCCACCGCGGCTGCTGCCGAGCGCCAGCGGGCGCGCGCCCTCGGCGTGGACAGCTACCCCACCCTGCTGGCCCGCACCGACCGTGGACTCGTGAAGATCGGCAGCCCCGTCGCGGGAGCGGAGCACCTGCGTCAGGCCGTCGAGGCGCTGCGCGGCTGA
- a CDS encoding YbaK/EbsC family protein: MSQTAALPARSLAVQEALAAAGVDAAVRVLDDSARTAAQAAAALGCEVGAIANSLVLVADGEPLLVMTSGSHRLDLAVVAAAVGATELPMAKPAEVRDATGQAIGGVAPVGHPAPLRTLVDEALADHPLLWAAGGTPHTVVPLTHEQLLAVTGGTPCRVAAG; this comes from the coding sequence GTGAGCCAGACCGCTGCCCTCCCGGCCCGCAGCCTCGCCGTGCAGGAGGCGCTCGCGGCGGCAGGTGTCGACGCCGCCGTCCGCGTCCTCGACGACTCCGCCCGCACCGCCGCCCAGGCGGCCGCGGCGCTGGGGTGCGAGGTCGGTGCCATCGCCAACAGCCTCGTGCTCGTCGCCGACGGCGAGCCGCTGCTCGTCATGACCAGCGGCAGCCACCGCCTCGACCTCGCCGTGGTGGCCGCGGCGGTCGGAGCCACCGAGCTGCCGATGGCGAAGCCCGCCGAGGTCCGCGACGCCACCGGCCAGGCCATCGGCGGCGTCGCCCCGGTGGGCCACCCGGCGCCGCTGCGGACCCTCGTCGACGAGGCCCTCGCCGACCACCCGCTGCTGTGGGCGGCCGGTGGGACGCCGCACACCGTCGTCCCGCTCACCCACGAGCAGCTGCTGGCCGTCACCGGCGGCACCCCCTGCCGGGTGGCGGCTGGCTGA
- a CDS encoding HEAT repeat domain-containing protein, with translation MTTADSAGSRGAVAALEAQQVQVRLRAAMALGTWPDPEHLDAVVRRCAVEPDPFVRDALTWVLTRLPADLVLARLRPELERPEPQARAQAVHTLSKVGDRTVRSWITPQLIADPDDTVARTAWRAAVKLTPLPAEPDEDDGGVAAPADPEAEAAAAEERAELAELLGQQLGRGDREVRRALSRSLVQLGPAATAVLRRAAASPRPEVAEHARTALLVAHDPQAAFAFDVQTAERAEGSGGG, from the coding sequence ATGACGACGGCGGACAGCGCGGGGAGCCGCGGGGCGGTGGCCGCGCTCGAGGCGCAGCAGGTGCAGGTGAGGCTGCGGGCGGCGATGGCCCTCGGCACGTGGCCGGACCCGGAGCACCTGGACGCGGTGGTGCGGCGGTGCGCGGTGGAGCCGGACCCGTTCGTGCGCGACGCGCTGACGTGGGTGCTGACGCGCCTGCCAGCGGACCTCGTGCTCGCCCGGCTGCGCCCGGAGCTGGAGCGCCCGGAGCCGCAGGCGCGCGCCCAGGCGGTGCACACGCTGTCCAAGGTCGGCGACCGGACGGTGCGGTCCTGGATCACTCCGCAGCTCATCGCCGACCCTGATGACACCGTCGCCCGCACCGCGTGGCGGGCTGCGGTGAAGTTGACCCCGCTGCCCGCCGAGCCCGACGAGGACGACGGCGGTGTCGCGGCGCCGGCCGACCCGGAGGCGGAGGCCGCCGCAGCGGAAGAGCGCGCTGAGCTCGCCGAGCTCCTCGGCCAGCAGCTGGGCAGGGGTGACCGCGAGGTGCGGCGCGCCCTCAGCCGGTCTCTGGTCCAGCTGGGTCCGGCCGCCACCGCCGTCCTGCGGCGCGCCGCCGCCTCACCCCGCCCGGAGGTCGCCGAGCACGCCAGGACGGCGCTGCTGGTGGCGCACGACCCGCAGGCGGCGTTCGCCTTCGACGTCCAGACCGCCGAGCGCGCCGAGGGGTCGGGCGGCGGCTGA
- a CDS encoding SDR family NAD(P)-dependent oxidoreductase — MTTAIVTGTSSGIGLHTAVQLAEAGLRVIATVRDTSRADALRAAADAAGVTLDVRALDVTDAAGAAAYVEAAGPVDVLVNNAGRGAVGTLEQLSDADLQAQLETNYLSVARLTRLVLPGMRTRGRGRVVTVTSVGGVVGQPFADAYCAAKFAVEGLMQSLAPVVAPFGVQVSVVEPAAVASSFVESVDHSDAGPYEEQLQAYLARTRSSFAAAQAPEDAARTVVEAATTDAPRFRWQTSETAVRFAGLSLADLDGSRVLGATSAWVQPQT, encoded by the coding sequence ATGACCACCGCGATCGTCACCGGCACCTCCAGCGGCATCGGCCTCCACACGGCGGTGCAGCTCGCCGAGGCCGGCCTCCGCGTCATCGCCACCGTGCGCGACACCTCCCGCGCCGACGCGCTGCGCGCTGCCGCAGACGCCGCCGGGGTGACCCTGGACGTCAGGGCCCTCGACGTCACCGACGCGGCCGGCGCCGCGGCGTACGTGGAGGCCGCCGGTCCTGTCGACGTGCTGGTCAACAACGCGGGCCGCGGCGCGGTCGGCACGCTGGAGCAGCTCAGCGACGCTGACCTGCAGGCCCAGCTGGAGACCAACTACCTCTCCGTCGCCCGGCTGACCCGCCTCGTGCTGCCGGGCATGCGGACGCGCGGGCGGGGCCGGGTCGTGACGGTGACCAGCGTGGGCGGCGTGGTCGGCCAGCCGTTCGCTGACGCGTACTGCGCGGCGAAGTTCGCGGTCGAGGGGCTCATGCAGTCCCTCGCGCCGGTGGTCGCGCCCTTCGGCGTGCAGGTGAGCGTCGTCGAGCCGGCCGCGGTCGCGTCGTCCTTCGTCGAGTCGGTCGACCACAGCGACGCCGGGCCGTACGAGGAGCAGCTGCAGGCCTACCTGGCGCGCACGCGCTCGTCCTTCGCCGCCGCGCAGGCCCCGGAGGACGCGGCGCGCACCGTCGTCGAGGCCGCCACCACGGACGCCCCGCGGTTCCGCTGGCAGACCTCCGAGACCGCCGTCCGGTTCGCCGGCCTGTCGCTGGCGGACCTCGACGGGTCCCGCGTGCTGGGCGCCACGTCCGCCTGGGTCCAGCCGCAGACCTGA
- a CDS encoding GNAT family N-acetyltransferase: MTPEQDDDGELDVRPLQPDDVDFLRGLARDPRVVRYVGDGRPWSEPQLQERVREALPCSAVRWFVPRDRAGNRVGLLSLRQRAPGRVEVGYWVAPDHWGRGHAGRLLRRGVEVCRGEGVTTVVARVLPGNAASHRVLLRGGFVEAEHQDDPELVLYEHQL; this comes from the coding sequence GTGACACCTGAGCAGGACGACGACGGCGAGCTCGACGTCCGCCCGCTCCAGCCCGACGACGTCGACTTCCTCCGCGGCCTGGCCCGTGACCCGCGCGTCGTCCGGTACGTCGGAGACGGACGGCCTTGGAGCGAGCCGCAGCTGCAGGAGCGCGTCCGCGAGGCCCTCCCGTGCAGCGCGGTGCGGTGGTTCGTCCCTCGTGACCGAGCGGGCAATCGCGTCGGGCTGCTGTCGCTGCGGCAGCGAGCCCCCGGGCGGGTCGAGGTCGGCTACTGGGTGGCGCCGGACCACTGGGGCCGCGGGCACGCCGGGCGCCTGCTGCGCCGCGGTGTGGAGGTCTGCCGTGGCGAGGGCGTGACCACGGTGGTCGCGCGGGTGCTGCCCGGCAACGCGGCGTCGCACCGGGTGCTGCTGCGAGGCGGATTCGTGGAGGCCGAGCACCAGGACGACCCAGAGCTGGTGCTGTACGAGCACCAGCTCTGA
- a CDS encoding serine/threonine dehydratase, protein MPLSPADVEAAAVRTAGLVRPVVVLPTDSPRHWSAAEFLQHTGTFKARGAVNLLAAHREAGSLPPTGVAIASGGNAGLACAWAAARLDVPATVFVPGTAPAVKVAGLHRLGARVVQVGTEYAHAAEAAAEHVAATGALASHAYDDPLVAAGAGTLMREVLTCTPGGVDTVVVAVGGGGLLAGLATVAAQHGVRVIAVEPEGSCAFSAALAAGGPVDVAVSSVAADSLGARRVTQLALDAAASADVVPVLVSDAAIVAARRRLWQEHRLAVEHAAATAQAALDEGLYSPGDDERVVTVLCGANTDPSDLAPGPATSR, encoded by the coding sequence GTGCCCCTCTCCCCCGCCGACGTCGAGGCGGCAGCCGTCCGCACCGCCGGGCTGGTCCGCCCCGTCGTCGTCCTGCCCACCGACTCCCCGCGGCACTGGTCCGCCGCGGAGTTCCTCCAGCACACCGGCACGTTCAAGGCCCGCGGAGCGGTGAACCTGCTCGCCGCCCACCGGGAGGCCGGGTCGCTCCCGCCCACCGGCGTGGCCATCGCCTCCGGCGGCAACGCGGGCCTGGCCTGCGCGTGGGCGGCGGCGCGCCTCGACGTCCCCGCCACGGTGTTCGTGCCCGGTACTGCTCCCGCGGTGAAGGTGGCCGGGCTGCACCGCCTCGGCGCCCGCGTGGTCCAGGTGGGCACCGAGTACGCGCACGCCGCCGAGGCCGCGGCCGAGCACGTCGCCGCCACCGGCGCACTGGCCTCGCACGCCTACGACGACCCGCTGGTCGCCGCCGGTGCCGGCACGCTGATGCGGGAGGTCCTCACGTGCACGCCGGGAGGCGTCGACACCGTGGTCGTCGCCGTCGGTGGCGGTGGCCTGCTCGCGGGCCTGGCGACGGTCGCCGCCCAGCACGGGGTCCGGGTCATCGCCGTGGAGCCCGAGGGCAGCTGCGCGTTCTCCGCGGCGCTGGCCGCGGGTGGGCCCGTCGACGTGGCCGTGAGCTCGGTGGCCGCGGACTCCCTCGGCGCCCGCCGCGTCACGCAGCTGGCGCTCGACGCCGCAGCGAGCGCCGACGTCGTCCCCGTCCTCGTCAGCGACGCCGCGATCGTCGCGGCACGGCGCCGGCTGTGGCAGGAGCACCGCCTGGCCGTGGAGCACGCAGCGGCCACGGCGCAGGCCGCGCTGGACGAGGGGCTCTACAGCCCCGGCGACGACGAGCGCGTGGTCACGGTGCTGTGCGGCGCCAACACCGACCCCTCCGACCTCGCCCCCGGCCCGGCGACCTCCCGGTGA
- a CDS encoding helix-turn-helix transcriptional regulator: MRTLSTSSADAPTSGGAGGGAPAVAFIEAHTSLPITASDVARAAGVGPRALQLAFHRHLDTTPMTYLRRVRLAGAHRELVAADASAGDTGAAIAHRWGFASQDRFATAYRHEHGVLPSRTLRT; this comes from the coding sequence GTGCGCACCCTCTCCACCAGCAGCGCTGATGCCCCGACGTCGGGTGGCGCCGGCGGTGGTGCGCCGGCGGTGGCCTTCATCGAAGCCCACACCTCGCTGCCGATCACGGCCAGCGACGTGGCCCGGGCGGCTGGTGTGGGTCCGCGGGCGCTCCAGCTGGCCTTCCACCGCCACCTGGACACCACGCCGATGACCTACCTGCGTCGGGTGCGTCTGGCGGGAGCCCACCGGGAGCTGGTGGCCGCGGACGCCAGCGCGGGGGACACGGGCGCGGCGATCGCCCACCGGTGGGGCTTCGCCTCACAGGACCGGTTCGCGACCGCGTACCGCCACGAGCACGGCGTCCTGCCGAGCCGGACCCTGCGCACCTGA
- a CDS encoding class I SAM-dependent DNA methyltransferase, producing the protein MPSSYFEDLYESRQDPWGFTDRWYEQRKRALTLAALPARRYRRAFEPGCSLGVFTGELAERCDVLISTDVSQTALRRAAGRVPSNVELRRWGLGEPWPEETFDLVVLSEVGYYLSTADLPDVVGAAVASLEEGGTLVAAHWRHEVADYPQDGDAVHATIQAAPELQRLGGWRDEDVVIEVWEKCAHSVASLARREGLV; encoded by the coding sequence CTGCCCTCCAGCTACTTCGAGGACCTGTACGAGAGCCGCCAGGACCCGTGGGGCTTCACCGACCGCTGGTACGAGCAGCGCAAGCGCGCCCTGACCCTGGCTGCCCTGCCAGCACGTCGCTACCGACGGGCGTTCGAGCCCGGGTGCTCGCTCGGGGTGTTCACCGGCGAGCTGGCCGAGCGCTGCGACGTGCTGATCTCCACCGACGTCTCCCAGACCGCGCTGCGCAGAGCCGCCGGCAGGGTTCCGAGCAACGTGGAGCTGCGCAGGTGGGGCTTGGGCGAGCCGTGGCCAGAGGAGACCTTCGACCTGGTCGTCCTGTCAGAGGTCGGCTACTACCTCAGCACCGCCGACCTGCCCGACGTGGTGGGTGCGGCGGTGGCGTCCTTGGAAGAGGGCGGCACGCTGGTGGCCGCTCACTGGCGCCACGAGGTCGCGGACTACCCCCAGGACGGGGATGCCGTGCACGCGACGATCCAGGCCGCTCCCGAGCTGCAGCGTCTGGGCGGATGGCGTGATGAGGACGTCGTGATCGAGGTGTGGGAGAAGTGCGCGCACTCCGTCGCCTCCCTCGCCCGCCGGGAGGGCCTGGTCTGA
- a CDS encoding nuclear transport factor 2 family protein has product MPLRGRRPARVRPSQPSPAPLVLPCSTTGGPLRRPGGVVTACGLPVVTLQELADRLERVETELAVHRSAADHCIGAAQEDLARFASTWTADALWDAPGDDPDDDEHRFRGLDAITAAVKGQRDASPRVQHATADHTVERDSRDPDAATGRRDVVVTVQLPNGRWVLGGGVYEDRCERAAGVWRIADRCGPCGVPPTCSPFRSATAPPASESLSRHPPGGRADHHRAGARLTRDQPPGRRLSRRAGSEVRLAPCRHQRSPTRRRACPPATSRTCTRAARTRGASPTAGTSSASAP; this is encoded by the coding sequence GTGCCGCTGCGGGGTCGTCGACCGGCACGGGTGAGGCCCTCGCAGCCGTCGCCAGCGCCACTCGTGCTCCCCTGCTCCACAACGGGTGGTCCACTGCGGCGCCCCGGTGGAGTGGTGACGGCCTGCGGTCTTCCGGTGGTGACGCTGCAAGAGCTGGCTGACCGCCTCGAGCGGGTCGAGACCGAGCTCGCCGTGCACCGCTCGGCCGCGGACCACTGCATCGGCGCAGCCCAGGAGGACCTCGCGCGCTTCGCCTCCACCTGGACGGCGGACGCCCTGTGGGACGCGCCCGGCGACGACCCGGACGACGACGAGCACCGGTTCCGCGGCCTGGACGCCATCACCGCCGCGGTGAAGGGTCAGCGGGACGCGTCGCCGCGCGTGCAGCACGCGACCGCCGACCACACCGTCGAGCGCGACTCGCGTGACCCTGACGCGGCGACGGGGCGGCGCGACGTCGTGGTCACCGTCCAGCTGCCGAACGGACGGTGGGTGCTTGGTGGTGGGGTCTACGAGGACCGCTGCGAGCGCGCCGCCGGGGTGTGGCGGATCGCGGATCGGTGCGGACCGTGCGGCGTTCCTCCGACCTGCAGCCCTTTCCGGTCAGCCACGGCACCGCCCGCGTCGGAGTCGCTGAGCCGGCACCCGCCGGGCGGGCGCGCTGACCACCACCGTGCGGGAGCGCGCCTGACACGAGATCAGCCTCCAGGACGACGCCTGTCGCGGCGGGCAGGCAGCGAGGTCAGGCTTGCCCCATGCCGTCATCAGCGGAGTCCCACGAGGCGACGAGCCTGCCCTCCAGCTACTTCGAGGACCTGTACGAGAGCCGCCAGGACCCGTGGGGCTTCACCGACCGCTGGTACGAGCAGCGCAAGCGCGCCCTGA